One genomic segment of Chitinophaga sancti includes these proteins:
- a CDS encoding IS110 family transposase, translating to MPKKTSKKVANPGFVPMPVVNPNAAGIDIGDTIHAVAVPKDRDQQSVRVFGTMSCDLKEIVDWLEKCGIDTIAMESTGVYWKPLFNYLILYGFDVYLVNAQHVRNVTGRKTDQSDAEWLQQLHSCGLVKSSYLPENEQETLRTLVRHRRTLTEESSRFVLRMQKALEMMNIKLHTVISDIVGKSGTAIIEAIIAGERNAANFLPFLDYRIKASHEVIIKSLEGNWRAEQLFTLEENYISYKFFQQRIIACEKAIEAQLQRYAAIQNEGEIPLIETKKEDILSKAKKRSKNAPIFNTRSFLKNILRVDVLAIYGMSDICALEILSETGTDLSKWKSEKHFVSWLNLCPNTKKSGGKIISSKLMKKKPNSASQAFRMAANGVQRSDHWLGDYFRRMKAKGGNKYAIVATANKIATIYYKMVTNKVEFNPLDLQQYQEQRKNAKIAYLERKLESLKKHVA from the coding sequence ATGCCAAAAAAAACATCCAAAAAAGTAGCAAATCCAGGTTTTGTACCAATGCCTGTAGTTAATCCGAATGCCGCAGGAATTGACATTGGGGATACCATCCATGCAGTGGCAGTTCCCAAAGATCGAGATCAACAGTCTGTTCGAGTCTTTGGAACGATGAGTTGTGATCTAAAGGAAATAGTTGATTGGTTGGAAAAATGTGGCATAGATACCATAGCGATGGAAAGCACAGGGGTTTACTGGAAACCTTTATTCAACTATTTGATTCTGTATGGATTTGATGTTTATTTGGTCAATGCACAGCATGTACGCAATGTCACCGGTAGAAAAACGGATCAGAGTGACGCGGAATGGCTACAACAACTGCATAGTTGCGGATTAGTAAAAAGCAGCTATTTGCCGGAAAATGAGCAGGAAACATTGCGAACATTGGTTCGTCACAGGAGAACCCTTACCGAGGAAAGTAGCCGGTTTGTATTGCGGATGCAAAAGGCACTGGAGATGATGAATATTAAATTGCATACAGTGATCAGCGATATAGTGGGTAAGTCTGGTACAGCCATCATCGAAGCTATCATTGCCGGAGAAAGAAATGCTGCGAATTTTTTGCCATTTCTTGATTATCGCATAAAAGCTAGTCATGAAGTTATAATAAAATCATTAGAAGGCAACTGGCGCGCGGAGCAGTTGTTCACATTGGAAGAGAATTATATCAGTTACAAATTCTTTCAGCAACGAATTATAGCATGCGAGAAAGCAATAGAAGCACAATTACAGAGGTATGCAGCTATACAAAATGAAGGAGAGATCCCTTTGATAGAAACAAAGAAAGAAGATATTCTGTCCAAAGCAAAAAAGAGGAGTAAAAACGCTCCTATATTTAATACCAGATCATTTTTGAAAAATATTCTTCGGGTCGATGTCCTGGCTATTTATGGAATGAGTGACATCTGTGCCTTGGAAATACTGTCAGAAACAGGAACTGACTTGAGTAAATGGAAAAGCGAAAAACATTTTGTGTCCTGGTTGAATTTATGCCCCAACACTAAAAAATCGGGCGGAAAAATAATCAGCAGTAAGTTGATGAAAAAGAAGCCTAATTCCGCCAGCCAGGCATTCCGGATGGCAGCTAACGGTGTTCAGCGAAGTGATCACTGGCTGGGAGACTATTTTAGACGGATGAAGGCGAAAGGAGGAAACAAGTATGCTATTGTAGCAACCGCCAATAAAATAGCAACTATTTACTATAAAATGGTTACAAATAAGGTAGAGTTCAATCCTTTAGATTTGCAACAATATCAGGAACAGCGGAAAAATGCCAAAATCGCTTACTTGGAAAGAAAGCTGGAATCACTAAAAAAACATGTCGCTTAG
- a CDS encoding transposase produces the protein MDSQSIKRSPFINIETGIDGGKHINGRKRHLAVDSLGLPIAISVSAADIHDSVGGFDLLWRIEKNSSRMKLIRTDMA, from the coding sequence ATTGATAGCCAGAGTATAAAAAGGAGTCCATTTATAAATATAGAAACGGGCATTGATGGCGGAAAACATATTAATGGACGAAAAAGGCACCTGGCGGTGGATAGCCTGGGCTTACCGATAGCGATCAGTGTCAGTGCAGCAGATATTCATGACTCTGTAGGTGGATTTGACTTATTGTGGAGAATAGAAAAAAATAGTTCAAGAATGAAGCTAATTCGTACTGATATGGCCTAA
- the dapA gene encoding 4-hydroxy-tetrahydrodipicolinate synthase, producing the protein MEQLRGTGVALVTPFKKDESIDWNALERVIDHVIAGGVDYVVSLGTTGETPTLSAEEKLDIMKFTFEKVAKRVPVVVGIGDYNTRDVVKRLETCPLDEAVAILSVAPYYSKPSQEGIFQHYKAVAAAAPKPVILYNVPGRTGRNMTAQTTLRLAHEVENIVAMKEASGDMVQCMQIIRDKPKDFIVVSGDDALAMPQIATGMDGLISVAANYFAKDTAGMVSAALQNDFPTARTLHYKLQEAFDLMFEENNPAGVKAFLQEGGLIENVFRLPVIPVSDGLQARIAAFVKKFS; encoded by the coding sequence ATGGAACAATTAAGAGGCACCGGCGTTGCGCTGGTTACGCCCTTTAAAAAAGACGAAAGCATCGACTGGAATGCTTTAGAGAGAGTCATCGATCATGTGATTGCCGGCGGGGTTGACTATGTAGTATCCCTGGGGACAACCGGTGAAACACCTACACTGAGCGCAGAAGAGAAGTTGGACATCATGAAGTTCACCTTTGAAAAAGTAGCGAAACGCGTACCGGTGGTGGTGGGTATTGGAGACTATAACACCCGTGATGTAGTCAAGCGTCTCGAAACCTGTCCGCTCGATGAAGCCGTTGCCATACTCAGCGTTGCTCCTTATTACAGCAAACCAAGTCAGGAAGGCATTTTCCAGCACTATAAGGCCGTAGCAGCAGCTGCGCCAAAGCCAGTCATTCTCTACAATGTACCTGGTCGTACCGGTCGTAATATGACCGCTCAGACCACCCTGCGCCTGGCACATGAGGTGGAAAACATCGTGGCTATGAAAGAAGCCAGCGGTGATATGGTACAATGCATGCAGATAATCCGTGACAAACCGAAAGATTTCATCGTGGTGAGCGGGGATGATGCCCTGGCTATGCCACAGATTGCAACCGGTATGGATGGTTTGATCTCTGTAGCAGCCAATTATTTTGCAAAAGATACCGCTGGTATGGTAAGTGCTGCCCTGCAGAACGATTTTCCTACAGCAAGAACTTTACATTATAAATTGCAGGAAGCCTTTGATCTCATGTTTGAAGAAAACAACCCTGCGGGCGTGAAAGCGTTTTTACAGGAGGGTGGTTTGATTGAAAATGTGTTCCGTTTGCCGGTAATACCTGTAAGCGACGGACTGCAGGCGAGAATTGCAGCTTTTGTGAAGAAATTCAGTTAA
- a CDS encoding Fic family protein codes for MKPDKPYNDLIPLPPRRTMIETLPILRQLVNSSVALAELKGLANILPNPNILLNAVILKEASASSEIENVITTQDKLYQALSADTSLVDPATKEVLRYREAVLYGFNFIRQKGFLNTNSIVSIQQKLEENNAGIRKLPGTALRNGATGEVIYTPPDDYDTILKLMKNLEEYLNYKDDLSPLIKLAIQHYQFESIHPFYDGNGCTGRIINVLYLIIHGLIDSPILYLSDFIIKNKPDYYRLLQKVRISGEWEEWILYILNGIEQTAKQTINQIKEINRLFITTQEKIKLEAEKLYDKELVELLFEQPYCRIEYVIERLGVSRITASKYLKGLEEIGILESRRVWKEILYINTSLFALLKS; via the coding sequence TATTCCACTTCCTCCACGAAGAACGATGATAGAAACCCTGCCTATATTAAGGCAATTGGTTAATTCGTCAGTGGCTTTAGCGGAGTTAAAAGGATTGGCCAATATTCTACCCAATCCCAATATTTTGCTCAATGCAGTTATATTAAAAGAAGCAAGTGCCAGTTCAGAGATTGAAAATGTTATTACAACTCAGGATAAACTTTATCAGGCATTATCTGCTGATACATCCTTAGTTGATCCGGCAACGAAGGAGGTGCTTCGCTATCGGGAAGCAGTTTTATATGGATTCAATTTTATCAGGCAGAAAGGATTTTTAAACACCAACTCAATTGTCAGTATTCAACAAAAGCTGGAAGAGAATAATGCAGGTATACGTAAATTACCAGGAACAGCATTGCGTAATGGAGCTACAGGAGAAGTTATTTACACTCCCCCTGATGACTATGATACTATCCTTAAGCTGATGAAAAATCTGGAAGAATATTTAAACTATAAAGACGATCTTTCTCCCCTTATTAAACTGGCAATACAACATTATCAGTTTGAAAGTATTCATCCCTTCTATGATGGTAATGGTTGCACCGGAAGAATCATCAATGTGCTTTATTTGATCATTCATGGATTGATTGATAGTCCGATATTATATCTGAGTGATTTCATAATAAAGAATAAACCTGACTATTACAGACTGTTACAGAAAGTGCGCATAAGTGGAGAATGGGAAGAATGGATTCTTTATATCCTGAACGGAATTGAGCAAACTGCAAAGCAAACAATTAATCAGATTAAAGAGATTAATAGGTTATTTATTACCACACAGGAGAAAATAAAACTTGAGGCTGAAAAGCTATATGATAAAGAGTTGGTAGAACTATTATTTGAACAGCCTTATTGTAGAATTGAATATGTGATTGAGCGATTAGGTGTATCAAGAATTACTGCATCTAAATATCTGAAAGGATTGGAAGAAATCGGGATATTAGAATCCAGGCGTGTGTGGAAGGAAATATTGTATATCAATACAAGCTTATTTGCACTGCTAAAAAGTTAA
- a CDS encoding STAS domain-containing protein, protein MEFKIDTKEKILVIQPQISLLDANLADAFVKEVSDLPGLEGRNLILDMALVSNVEEAGLKAILTVYYQQYDSGLSCAITGLNSGLLAQIKAADENVVNLAPTMLEAIDLVMMEDLERELLGEDE, encoded by the coding sequence ATGGAATTCAAAATTGATACCAAAGAAAAAATTCTTGTTATACAACCACAAATAAGTTTGCTGGATGCTAATTTGGCAGACGCTTTTGTAAAAGAAGTATCAGATCTACCAGGTTTGGAAGGCCGCAATCTTATACTGGATATGGCATTGGTGTCAAATGTGGAGGAAGCTGGATTGAAAGCCATTTTAACAGTCTACTACCAGCAGTATGACAGCGGTCTGTCCTGCGCCATCACCGGACTAAACAGTGGCCTTTTAGCACAAATTAAAGCTGCCGATGAAAATGTTGTAAACCTTGCCCCTACTATGTTAGAAGCCATCGACCTCGTCATGATGGAAGACCTGGAAAGGGAATTATTAGGGGAAGATGAATAA
- a CDS encoding ATP-dependent Clp protease ATP-binding subunit, producing the protein MDQNFSPQVKEIISFSREEALRLGNDFIGTEHLLLGIIREGEGTAVKILQALNVDLYELRKEVELAVKDKTGKNIANINSLPLTRQAEKVIRVTVLEAKALKSPTVETEHLMLSILKNKENVCTQILQQFDVDYDTFKNELGFVKSSDPKAEFDDPGEEEFEDERKSFASKAKQTNTKSKTPVLDNFGRDITKLAESGSLDPIVGREAEIERVSQILSRRKKNNPILIGEPGVGKTAIVEGLALRIVQRKVSRVLFDKRVVSLDLAALVAGTKYRGQFEERMKAIMNELEKNRDVILFIDEIHTIVGAGGASGSLDASNIFKPALARGELQCIGASTLDEYRMYIEKDGALDRRFQKVMVDPPTVEETIQILNNIKPRYEEYHNVSYSEDAIQACVKLSDRYMTDRLLPDKAIDVLDEVGARVHLKNINVPQNILDLEKQIEDIKQEKNKVVKSQRFEEAAALRDTEKKLGEDLEKAKAVWEEEVKHKRYPIDEEAIAEVVSMMTGIPVKRMVQAETEKLRRMGEDLKGAVVGQDEAISKVTKAIQRNRVGLKDPKKPIGTFIFLGPTGVGKTELAKSLARYMFDSEDSLIRIDMSEYMEKFSVSRLIGAPPGYVGYEEGGQLTEKVRRKPYSVILLDEIEKAHPDIYNILLQVLDDGILTDGLGRKVDFKNTLIIMTSNIGVRQLKDFGAGVGFSTNAKSNSEEENTKSVIEKALKRTFSPEFLNRIDDVIIFNSLSKEHIYTIIDITMQSVLKRLENLGFSLELTEEAKGFLAEKGYDQQFGARPLHRAIQKYLEDPLAEEILNMNIHNGDVLIADLDKENQKLIFTLKNSRNIKSEKSEA; encoded by the coding sequence ATGGACCAGAATTTTTCACCGCAAGTAAAGGAGATCATTTCGTTTAGCAGAGAGGAAGCTCTACGCTTGGGGAATGATTTCATCGGCACAGAACACCTGCTGCTTGGCATTATCCGAGAGGGGGAAGGGACAGCTGTTAAAATTCTGCAGGCCTTGAATGTAGACCTTTATGAACTACGTAAGGAGGTTGAATTGGCCGTAAAAGACAAGACAGGAAAAAATATAGCCAATATCAATAGCCTCCCGCTTACAAGGCAGGCAGAGAAAGTAATCCGTGTTACGGTGCTCGAAGCAAAGGCACTGAAAAGTCCTACCGTAGAAACGGAACACTTAATGCTTTCTATCCTCAAGAATAAAGAAAACGTTTGTACACAAATCTTACAACAGTTTGACGTGGATTACGACACTTTTAAAAACGAGCTGGGCTTCGTAAAGTCTTCTGACCCTAAAGCAGAATTTGACGATCCAGGAGAGGAAGAATTTGAAGATGAACGCAAGAGTTTTGCCTCTAAGGCCAAACAGACAAATACGAAGTCTAAAACGCCTGTGCTGGATAATTTCGGCCGGGATATTACCAAGCTGGCCGAGAGTGGCAGCCTTGACCCAATTGTAGGTCGCGAAGCGGAAATTGAGCGTGTATCGCAGATATTATCCCGCCGTAAAAAGAATAATCCGATCCTGATCGGTGAACCGGGAGTGGGTAAAACCGCTATCGTAGAGGGCCTGGCACTGCGCATTGTGCAGCGTAAGGTGTCACGCGTTTTGTTTGACAAACGTGTTGTAAGCCTCGATCTCGCCGCACTGGTAGCCGGTACAAAATACCGTGGCCAGTTTGAGGAAAGGATGAAAGCTATCATGAATGAACTGGAAAAAAACAGAGATGTAATCCTGTTCATTGATGAAATTCACACGATCGTTGGTGCAGGTGGTGCTTCAGGTTCCCTGGATGCTTCCAATATCTTCAAACCAGCCCTGGCCCGTGGAGAACTTCAGTGCATCGGTGCATCCACCCTGGATGAGTATCGTATGTACATCGAGAAAGATGGTGCACTCGACCGTCGTTTCCAGAAAGTAATGGTAGACCCTCCAACAGTGGAGGAAACAATACAGATCCTCAACAATATCAAACCAAGATATGAAGAGTATCACAACGTAAGCTATTCTGAAGATGCAATTCAGGCGTGCGTAAAACTGAGCGATCGCTACATGACAGACCGTTTATTGCCAGACAAGGCGATCGACGTACTGGATGAAGTAGGCGCCCGTGTACACCTCAAGAACATCAATGTTCCGCAGAACATCCTGGATCTGGAAAAACAGATCGAAGATATCAAGCAGGAAAAGAATAAAGTCGTGAAGAGCCAGCGCTTCGAAGAGGCTGCAGCACTACGCGATACGGAAAAGAAACTAGGCGAGGACCTTGAGAAAGCGAAAGCCGTTTGGGAAGAAGAAGTGAAACACAAACGCTACCCAATCGATGAAGAAGCGATCGCCGAAGTGGTGAGCATGATGACAGGTATCCCTGTTAAACGTATGGTACAGGCCGAAACCGAAAAACTGCGTCGCATGGGCGAAGACCTGAAAGGTGCAGTGGTTGGTCAGGACGAAGCCATTTCCAAAGTAACAAAAGCTATTCAGCGTAACCGCGTAGGTCTGAAAGATCCAAAGAAACCAATCGGTACTTTCATCTTCCTGGGTCCTACAGGGGTAGGTAAAACTGAGCTGGCTAAGTCACTCGCACGCTATATGTTCGATTCAGAAGATTCTCTGATCCGTATAGATATGAGTGAATACATGGAGAAATTCTCTGTAAGCCGCCTGATTGGTGCGCCTCCGGGATATGTAGGTTATGAAGAAGGTGGTCAGCTGACTGAAAAAGTTCGCCGTAAACCATACTCTGTAATCCTGCTGGATGAAATCGAAAAAGCACACCCGGATATTTACAATATCCTGCTGCAGGTGCTGGACGATGGTATCCTCACCGATGGCCTTGGCCGTAAGGTAGACTTCAAGAATACATTGATCATTATGACCTCCAACATTGGGGTTCGTCAGCTGAAAGATTTCGGAGCAGGTGTAGGTTTCTCTACAAATGCGAAATCCAACAGCGAAGAAGAGAATACAAAATCAGTGATTGAAAAAGCACTGAAACGTACCTTCTCTCCTGAGTTCCTCAACCGTATTGATGATGTGATCATATTCAATTCACTGAGCAAAGAGCATATCTATACAATCATAGATATCACTATGCAGAGTGTGCTGAAACGTCTGGAAAATCTTGGCTTTAGCCTGGAACTGACGGAAGAAGCGAAAGGATTCCTTGCGGAAAAAGGCTACGACCAACAGTTCGGTGCCCGTCCGCTGCACAGGGCGATCCAGAAATACCTGGAAGATCCTTTAGCAGAAGAGATCCTGAATATGAATATTCACAACGGAGATGTATTGATTGCTGATCTGGATAAGGAAAATCAGAAACTGATCTTTACTTTAAAGAACTCAAGAAATATCAAATCTGAAAAATCAGAGGCTTAA
- a CDS encoding acetyl-CoA carboxylase carboxyltransferase subunit alpha encodes MQFLEFEKPIADLYDQLEKLKENGAKSGVDVTATVVEYESKIAHTRQEIYDHLTSYQKVLLSRHPDRPYTLAYIEKMCTNFVELHGDRNVKDDKAMVGGFADLDGETVMFIGQQKGVNTKMRQIRNFGMANPEGYRKALRLMKLAEKFNKPIVTLIDTPGAYPGLEAEERGQGEAIARNIFEMVKLRVPVICIIIGEGASGGALGIGIGDRVLMLENSWYTVISPENCSTILWRSWNFKEKAAEELKLTSDHMKNFGLVDGVIDEPLGGAHVNPDEMAVILKQKIKETLAELKKLDADTRIEQRIDKYSNMGFFDER; translated from the coding sequence ATGCAATTCCTGGAATTCGAAAAACCTATTGCGGACTTGTATGATCAGCTGGAAAAACTGAAAGAGAATGGCGCCAAGTCTGGTGTTGACGTGACAGCTACCGTGGTGGAATATGAGTCTAAGATCGCTCATACCCGTCAGGAAATCTATGATCATCTGACCAGTTACCAAAAGGTACTGCTTAGCAGGCACCCGGATAGGCCCTATACCCTGGCGTACATTGAGAAGATGTGTACCAACTTTGTGGAGCTGCATGGCGACAGGAATGTAAAGGACGATAAGGCGATGGTAGGCGGTTTCGCCGACCTGGATGGCGAAACAGTGATGTTTATCGGTCAGCAGAAGGGGGTAAATACCAAAATGCGCCAGATCCGCAACTTCGGTATGGCTAATCCTGAAGGCTATCGCAAGGCATTGCGTCTCATGAAACTGGCAGAAAAGTTCAACAAGCCTATCGTAACGCTCATAGATACCCCGGGTGCTTACCCAGGTCTGGAAGCGGAAGAACGTGGGCAGGGTGAGGCAATTGCCCGCAATATATTTGAAATGGTGAAGCTGCGTGTACCAGTTATCTGTATCATTATCGGGGAAGGTGCTTCCGGTGGTGCCCTTGGCATCGGTATCGGAGACCGTGTGCTGATGCTTGAAAACAGCTGGTATACCGTAATTTCTCCTGAAAACTGTTCTACCATCCTCTGGCGTAGCTGGAACTTCAAGGAAAAAGCTGCCGAAGAGCTGAAACTGACCTCTGATCATATGAAGAACTTTGGTCTCGTTGATGGTGTTATCGATGAACCGCTGGGTGGCGCGCACGTAAACCCTGATGAAATGGCGGTGATCCTGAAGCAAAAGATCAAAGAAACTTTGGCGGAACTGAAGAAGCTCGACGCTGACACCAGAATCGAGCAGCGTATTGACAAGTATAGCAACATGGGCTTTTTTGACGAACGCTAA
- a CDS encoding ribonuclease Z, whose product MFAVTILGNNSALPTLDRHPTAQVVTCNDILLLVDCGEGTQVQIARYKIRRSRLKYIFISHLHGDHYFGLIGLINTLSLLGRQDPLYLFGPPELEQILKLQMECAATTLQFQLNFTPLTEENQGVIVTDKDLQVSYFATRHRIPCYGFVFDMQKRKRRIIPEQARAYEIPAAFFSQLAEGADYQRKDGLLVKNDWVTLPPAPGKKYVYCADTKYTEELLPYVHQADLVYHETTYLHNLAERAAERYHSTSVQAATLAAKGEAKRLIIGHFSSKYTDLIPFLEECKPVFPNTDLSLEGATYII is encoded by the coding sequence ATGTTTGCGGTAACCATACTAGGTAATAATTCGGCTCTTCCCACGTTAGACAGGCATCCAACGGCACAGGTAGTCACATGTAACGATATTTTGCTACTCGTAGACTGTGGCGAAGGTACACAAGTACAGATTGCGCGCTATAAGATTCGGCGTAGCCGGCTCAAGTACATCTTTATCAGTCACTTACATGGCGACCATTATTTTGGTCTCATTGGTCTCATCAATACCCTGAGTCTGCTGGGACGCCAGGATCCACTTTATTTATTCGGGCCTCCTGAATTGGAACAGATCCTCAAACTTCAGATGGAGTGTGCGGCTACAACTTTGCAGTTCCAATTGAATTTTACTCCCTTAACAGAAGAAAATCAAGGCGTTATCGTAACCGATAAGGACCTGCAGGTAAGCTATTTTGCGACCAGGCACCGGATTCCCTGCTATGGTTTTGTGTTTGATATGCAAAAACGGAAACGGCGGATTATACCCGAACAGGCAAGGGCATATGAAATTCCTGCGGCCTTTTTCTCCCAGTTAGCCGAAGGAGCTGATTATCAGCGAAAGGATGGCTTACTGGTGAAGAATGACTGGGTCACCCTCCCTCCTGCCCCAGGAAAAAAGTACGTTTATTGTGCAGATACAAAGTATACGGAGGAATTATTGCCATATGTTCATCAGGCAGATCTCGTGTATCACGAAACGACCTATTTACATAATCTGGCAGAAAGAGCGGCGGAAAGATATCACAGCACAAGTGTGCAGGCTGCTACATTAGCGGCAAAAGGAGAGGCTAAAAGATTGATTATCGGACATTTTTCATCGAAGTATACAGATTTAATACCTTTTCTGGAGGAATGCAAACCAGTGTTTCCGAATACTGATTTGTCGCTGGAAGGGGCTACTTACATTATTTAG